One Dasypus novemcinctus isolate mDasNov1 chromosome 1, mDasNov1.1.hap2, whole genome shotgun sequence genomic window carries:
- the SGMS2 gene encoding phosphatidylcholine:ceramide cholinephosphotransferase 2 has protein sequence MDIIETAKLEEHMENQTNDPTNTYKRPAEPVEEEKNGNSKPKSLSNGLRKGAKKYPDYIQIAMPTESRNKFPLEWWKTGIAFVYALFNLVLTTVMITVVHERVPPKELSPPLPDKFFDYIDRVKWAFSVSEINGIILVVLWITQWLFLRYKSIVGRRFFFIIGTLYLYRCITMYVTTLPVPGMHFQCAPKLNGDSQAKIQRILRLISGGGLSITGSHILCGDFLFSGHTVVLTLTYLFIKEYSPRHFWWYHLICWLLSAAGIICILVAHEHYTVDVIIAYYITTRLFWWYHSMANEKNLKVSSQTNFLSRAWWFPIFYFFEKNVQGSIPCCFSWPLSWPPGCFKSSCKKYSRVQKIGEDNEKST, from the exons ATGGATATCATAGAGACAGCAAAACTCGAAGAACATATGGAAAATCAAACCAATGATCCAACAAACACTTACAAAAGACCTGCTGAACctgttgaagaagaaaaaaatggcaacAGTAAACCTAAGAGCTTATCTAATGGGCTGCGAAAGGGTGCCAAAAAGTACCCAGACTATATCCAAATTGCTATGCCCACTGAATCGAGGAACAAATTTCCTTTGGAGTGGTGGAAGACTGGCATTGCCTTTGTGTATGCTCTCTTCAACCTCGTCTTGACAACCGTTATGATCACAGTTGTACATGAGAGGGTCCCTCCCAAGGAACTGAGCCCTCCACTCCCAGACAAGTTTTTTGATTACATTGATCGGGTGAAATGGGCATTTTCTGTATCAGAAATAAATGggattatattagttgtattatGGATCACCCAGTGGCTGTTTCTGAGATACAA GTCAATAGTGGGGCGCAGATTCTTTTTTATCATTGGAACTTTATACCTATATCGCTGTATTACGATGTATGTTACTACTCTTCCTGTGCCTGGAATGCATTTCCAGTGTGCTCCAAAG CTCAATGGAGACTCTCAGGCAAAAATACAGCGGATTCTACGCTTGATTTCTGGCGGTGGATTGTCCATAACTGGGTCACATATCTTGTGTGGAGATTTCCTCTTCAGTGGTCACACAGTTGTGTTGACACTTACTTATTTGTTCATCAAAGAAT ATTCGCCTCGTCACTTCTGGTGGTATCATTTAATCTGCTGGCTGCTGAGTGCTGCTGGGATCATCTGCATTCTGGTGGCACATGAACACTATACTGTTGATGTAATCATTGCCTATTATATCACAACTCGGCTCTTTTGGTGGTACCATTCAATGGCCAATGAGAAG AACTTGAAGGTCTCTTCACAGACTAATTTCTTGTCTCGAGCATGGTGGTTccctatcttttatttttttgagaaaaatgtacaagGCTCAATTCCTTGCTGCTTCTCCTGGCCACTGTCCTGGCCTCCTGGCTGCTTCAAATCATCATGCAAAAAGTATTCACGGGTGCAGAAGATTGGTGAAGATAATGAGAAATCTACCTGA